In Pseudofrankia saprophytica, one genomic interval encodes:
- a CDS encoding glycosyltransferase family 39 protein, producing the protein MTTHEPMSRATAMVAPAMPTGLDEPVGQPGAADQADRAGQPGLRDGGQGWRGRLARVARGRPDDPRWARPALLALLAATAVLYLWGLGRSGWANAFYSAAAQAGGQSWKALFYGSSDAGNSITVDKPPVAMWLMSLSVRIFGLSSWSILVPEALCGVASVGLLYATVRRAFSPAAGLIAGLVLATTPVAVLMFRFNNPDALLVLLLIGAAYATLRAVERASARWLALAGVLVGFGFLTKMLQAFLIVPVLAAVYLVAAPTGIGRRVRDVLLSGLALVASAGWYIAVVELVPASARPYIGGSQHNSILELTLGYNGFGRLTGDETGSVGGGPGGGAGGAAGRVFGPPTAGGGWGQTGWGRMFNSEIGGQVAWLLPAALALLVAGLWVTWRATPPSVPSAAGDEAARQPRWAPRTDRARAAFLVWGGWLLVTGIVFSQMQGIFHPYYTVALAPAIGALVGMGSVALWERREHLAAAGTLAAVTALTAWWCAHLLGRTAGWHDWLRPAVLVVGLAGAVLLLGVSRMPARAGLAVAGLALVGCLLGPTSYALATADAPHTGALPSAGPAAGGRNARPAAGAFPGGQGQLGQGQGQQGQGQQGQGGFPWQGGTAPGGGFGRGLGGGTPGFPGGQGGTGGQGGTGGQGGTGGQGGGGFPGGGGGMGGLLGATDPGADLVALLKQNSSAYTWSAAAVGSNNAAGYQLAADEPVMAIGGFNGTDPSPTLAQFQKYVADGKIHYFIGGGLSGRGNGGSQQASAITAWVQQNFTASTVDGVTVYDLTTNPDGATSSGGGTGNGGTTVT; encoded by the coding sequence ATGACAACGCACGAGCCGATGTCGCGCGCCACCGCCATGGTCGCTCCGGCCATGCCGACGGGTCTGGACGAACCGGTCGGCCAGCCGGGAGCCGCGGATCAGGCCGATCGGGCGGGGCAGCCCGGCCTGAGAGACGGCGGCCAGGGGTGGCGAGGACGGCTCGCGCGGGTCGCTCGGGGGCGGCCGGACGACCCGCGGTGGGCCCGGCCGGCGTTGCTCGCGCTGCTGGCGGCGACGGCGGTGCTCTACCTGTGGGGGCTGGGCCGGTCCGGATGGGCGAACGCCTTCTACTCGGCGGCGGCGCAGGCGGGCGGGCAGAGCTGGAAGGCGCTTTTCTACGGGTCCTCGGACGCCGGCAACTCGATCACCGTCGACAAGCCGCCGGTCGCGATGTGGCTGATGAGCCTGTCGGTACGGATCTTCGGGCTGAGCTCGTGGAGCATCCTGGTGCCGGAGGCGCTGTGCGGCGTCGCCTCCGTCGGGTTGCTCTACGCGACCGTCCGGCGGGCCTTCAGCCCGGCCGCCGGCCTGATCGCCGGGCTCGTCCTCGCGACGACGCCGGTGGCCGTACTGATGTTCCGGTTCAACAACCCGGACGCGCTGCTGGTGCTGCTGCTCATCGGCGCCGCGTACGCCACGCTGCGGGCCGTCGAGCGGGCGAGCGCGCGCTGGCTCGCGCTCGCCGGCGTGCTGGTCGGGTTCGGCTTCCTGACCAAGATGCTGCAGGCGTTCCTGATCGTGCCGGTGCTCGCCGCGGTGTACCTGGTCGCGGCGCCGACGGGGATCGGCCGGCGGGTGCGCGACGTGCTGCTCTCCGGCCTCGCGCTGGTCGCCTCGGCCGGCTGGTACATCGCCGTCGTCGAGCTCGTTCCGGCGTCGGCCCGCCCGTACATCGGCGGCTCCCAGCACAACAGCATCCTGGAGCTGACCCTCGGCTACAACGGCTTCGGCCGGCTGACCGGCGACGAGACAGGCAGCGTGGGCGGGGGTCCCGGCGGCGGCGCCGGCGGCGCGGCCGGACGGGTGTTCGGCCCACCGACGGCCGGCGGCGGCTGGGGCCAGACCGGCTGGGGCCGGATGTTCAACAGCGAGATCGGCGGCCAGGTCGCCTGGCTGCTGCCGGCCGCGCTCGCGCTGCTCGTCGCCGGCCTGTGGGTGACGTGGCGGGCCACGCCGCCGTCGGTGCCCTCCGCGGCCGGCGACGAGGCTGCCCGGCAGCCGCGTTGGGCGCCCCGCACCGACCGGGCGCGCGCGGCGTTCCTGGTGTGGGGCGGCTGGCTGCTGGTGACGGGCATCGTCTTCAGCCAGATGCAGGGGATCTTCCACCCGTACTACACGGTCGCGCTCGCCCCGGCGATCGGCGCGCTGGTCGGCATGGGGTCGGTGGCGCTGTGGGAGCGCCGCGAGCACCTGGCGGCCGCCGGCACGCTCGCCGCTGTCACGGCCCTCACGGCGTGGTGGTGCGCCCACCTGCTCGGCCGCACCGCCGGCTGGCACGACTGGCTGCGCCCGGCCGTGCTCGTCGTGGGGCTCGCAGGCGCGGTGCTGCTCCTGGGCGTGTCCCGGATGCCGGCTCGCGCGGGTCTCGCCGTCGCGGGTCTGGCTCTGGTCGGCTGCCTGCTCGGTCCGACCAGCTACGCGCTGGCGACCGCGGATGCGCCGCACACCGGCGCGCTCCCGAGCGCGGGCCCGGCGGCCGGCGGCCGGAACGCTCGTCCCGCCGCCGGCGCCTTTCCCGGCGGCCAGGGCCAACTGGGCCAGGGTCAGGGGCAGCAAGGTCAGGGACAACAGGGGCAGGGCGGCTTCCCGTGGCAAGGCGGCACGGCACCCGGTGGCGGCTTCGGCCGTGGTCTCGGTGGCGGGACACCAGGCTTCCCTGGTGGCCAGGGCGGCACCGGTGGTCAGGGGGGTACCGGTGGTCAGGGGGGTACCGGTGGTCAGGGCGGCGGTGGGTTCCCCGGCGGGGGCGGCGGCATGGGCGGCCTGCTGGGCGCGACCGACCCGGGCGCGGACCTGGTGGCGTTGCTGAAGCAGAACAGCTCCGCGTACACCTGGTCCGCGGCCGCCGTCGGCTCGAACAACGCCGCCGGGTACCAGTTGGCGGCCGATGAGCCGGTCATGGCGATCGGTGGCTTCAATGGCACCGACCCGTCGCCCACACTCGCGCAGTTCCAGAAGTACGTCGCCGACGGAAAGATCCACTACTTCATCGGTGGTGGGCTTTCCGGGCGCGGGAACGGCGGTAGCCAGCAGGCCTCCGCGATCACCGCGTGGGTCCAGCAGAATTTCACCGCCTCCACGGTCGACGGCGTCACCGTCTATGACCTGACTACCAACCCTGACGGGGCGACGAGCAGCGGTGGCGGCACGGGCAACGGCGGAACGACGGTGACCTGA
- a CDS encoding serine/threonine-protein kinase — protein sequence MIVDRTLVERALPGYALGAQVGRGGAGTVLAAKDRLRRDVAIKVLPSAPESGTHPEDEALILTRLEHPHIVRVYDFVPAGELALIVMELLADGDLKAKLRQSRAAPEWACAVVLAVAGALETAHRRGLLHRDVKPANVLFTADGRAKLTDFGIAKDIAGTASVTSSIVGTPRYMAPEQFLGQPLRPTVDVYALAVVAYEMAAGMPLFGGDTDSYLRLRDAHLHTPPPPPPGVPAQVSQALLTALAKDPAHRQQSARAFALDLAEAAAATLGPGWMDRAQTPVDLDDDVRAAARGSSRLAMPAAGLPATPAPATPAPATPAPATPAPATPAPAVPAPPMPQLPALRPSVPPRSTPLPPMPSPSPVPPSPFPPVPTGLAPTTPYLPGVGYGTPAHNAANRPAPGGVRQIPPAGFGGYSAGPGYGSQPASGPGGYQGAPPPTPTPPPPPARDNSRRNLIIGGVAIGAVLVVLIVVLVIVARPKDDTGTVVSGASPGATTSASPPPTTAPTTPVKAPPSAPPSTPTAALSLAEQALVAKLDSGSLSGCKPAASQENFTVQAAVTCISTGEKHAVAAFSFFDADSLAQFTKTRDDEVTDSGSCKNGKDHVGRWNYTGETAEQGALICGHENGDFYIYWTYDADLVAFITFDEDGRGLYEWWTDFDALP from the coding sequence GTGATCGTGGATCGGACGCTCGTCGAGCGGGCCCTTCCGGGCTATGCGCTGGGCGCGCAGGTTGGTCGCGGCGGGGCCGGCACGGTGTTGGCGGCCAAGGACCGGCTGCGCCGCGACGTGGCCATAAAGGTGCTGCCGAGCGCTCCGGAATCGGGCACGCACCCCGAGGATGAGGCGCTCATTCTCACCAGGCTCGAGCATCCCCACATCGTGCGGGTGTACGACTTCGTACCCGCTGGCGAACTGGCCCTCATCGTCATGGAGCTGCTGGCGGACGGCGACCTCAAGGCCAAGCTGAGGCAGTCGCGGGCCGCGCCGGAATGGGCCTGCGCGGTGGTGCTCGCCGTGGCGGGAGCATTGGAGACGGCGCATCGGCGGGGGCTGCTGCACCGCGACGTGAAGCCGGCGAACGTACTGTTCACGGCGGACGGCCGGGCGAAGCTTACGGATTTCGGCATCGCGAAGGACATCGCTGGCACGGCGTCCGTCACCAGCTCCATCGTCGGGACGCCGCGTTACATGGCTCCAGAGCAGTTCCTGGGGCAGCCATTACGTCCCACCGTCGACGTGTACGCGCTCGCGGTCGTCGCCTACGAGATGGCCGCCGGCATGCCCCTGTTCGGTGGCGACACGGACAGCTACCTGAGGCTGCGCGATGCGCACCTGCACACCCCGCCCCCACCGCCGCCCGGCGTGCCGGCCCAGGTCAGCCAGGCACTGCTGACGGCCCTGGCCAAGGACCCGGCGCACCGCCAGCAGTCCGCCCGGGCGTTCGCGCTCGACCTCGCCGAGGCCGCCGCGGCCACTCTCGGGCCCGGCTGGATGGACCGAGCCCAGACCCCCGTCGACCTCGACGACGACGTCCGCGCCGCCGCGAGGGGTTCCTCCCGCCTGGCCATGCCAGCGGCTGGCCTGCCCGCGACACCAGCACCCGCGACACCAGCACCCGCGACGCCAGCACCCGCGACGCCAGCACCCGCGACGCCAGCGCCAGCGGTGCCGGCACCTCCGATGCCGCAGCTTCCCGCGCTGCGGCCCTCCGTTCCGCCGCGCTCCACGCCGCTGCCCCCAATGCCGTCGCCCTCCCCGGTACCGCCCTCCCCATTTCCGCCGGTTCCGACCGGCCTCGCCCCGACCACCCCCTATCTCCCGGGCGTGGGATACGGAACGCCAGCCCACAACGCCGCGAACCGGCCGGCACCCGGCGGCGTCCGACAGATTCCGCCGGCGGGCTTCGGTGGCTATTCAGCGGGGCCTGGATACGGGAGCCAGCCGGCTTCCGGCCCGGGCGGATACCAGGGCGCTCCGCCTCCAACTCCGACGCCTCCGCCGCCGCCCGCGCGCGACAACAGCCGGCGCAACCTCATCATCGGCGGTGTCGCCATCGGTGCCGTACTGGTGGTTCTGATCGTCGTCCTGGTGATCGTGGCCAGGCCGAAGGACGACACCGGAACGGTGGTGAGCGGCGCGTCGCCGGGCGCGACCACGTCGGCGAGTCCTCCGCCCACGACGGCGCCGACAACTCCGGTCAAGGCTCCGCCCTCCGCCCCGCCGTCGACGCCGACCGCGGCGCTCAGCCTGGCGGAGCAGGCGCTCGTGGCCAAGCTGGACTCCGGCTCGCTGTCGGGTTGCAAGCCGGCGGCCAGCCAGGAGAACTTCACCGTCCAGGCCGCCGTCACCTGCATCTCGACGGGGGAGAAACACGCGGTCGCCGCGTTCAGCTTCTTCGACGCGGATTCACTGGCGCAGTTCACCAAGACCCGCGACGACGAGGTCACGGACTCCGGCTCCTGCAAGAACGGCAAGGACCACGTCGGCCGGTGGAACTACACCGGCGAGACCGCCGAGCAGGGCGCGCTGATCTGCGGCCACGAGAACGGTGACTTCTACATCTACTGGACCTACGACGCCGACCTGGTCGCGTTCATCACCTTCGACGAGGACGGCCGCGGCCTCTACGAGTGGTGGACCGACTTCGACGCCCTGCCCTGA
- a CDS encoding response regulator transcription factor translates to MTSPSAVSVLVVDDQRPFRLAVRAVVRRAPGFVLAGEADTGEAGVAAAESLRPDLVLMDVNLPGIDGVAAGSRIRDADPHTVVILCSTYGKTELPATVAESGMDYLHKADLAPAVLRALWERRPFDGD, encoded by the coding sequence ATGACCTCCCCCTCCGCCGTCTCGGTCCTTGTCGTGGACGACCAGCGGCCCTTTCGCCTAGCGGTACGCGCCGTCGTCCGGCGCGCGCCGGGATTCGTCCTGGCCGGCGAGGCGGACACGGGCGAGGCAGGTGTCGCCGCCGCCGAGTCGCTACGCCCGGACCTCGTCCTGATGGACGTGAACCTGCCCGGCATCGACGGCGTCGCCGCCGGCAGCCGGATCCGCGACGCCGACCCGCATACCGTCGTGATCCTCTGTTCCACCTACGGCAAGACCGAGCTCCCGGCCACCGTCGCCGAGAGTGGCATGGACTACCTGCACAAGGCGGATCTCGCGCCCGCCGTCCTGCGCGCGCTCTGGGAACGCCGCCCCTTCGACGGCGACTGA
- a CDS encoding pyruvate carboxylase, translating into MHKVLVANRSEIAVRVSRAAHELGLRTVAVYTPEDVSSLHRTKADEAYELGEPGHPVRGYLDIEELLRVAKHAEADALHPGYGFLSESAALAEACAAAGVTFVGPPPAVLRLTGDKVAARNAAIAAGLPVLRASVPLVDGAGAAAAAEEVGFPLFVKASAGGGGRGLRRVERSADLADAVASAVREAAAAFGDGTVFLEQAVDRPRHIEVQVFGDATGAVIHLFERDCSVQRRHQKVVEIAPAPRLDPAVRAGLCDAAVRFARHVGYVNAGTVEFLVSADGTYTFMEMNPRIQVEHTVTEEVTGVDLVGAQLRIAAGETLADLNLSQDNITIRGVAIQCRVTTEDPAQDFRPDTGTISYYQSPGGPGVRLDGATYSGAEVSPYFDSLLVKLTCRGVTVEKASRRARRALREFRIRGVRTNIEFLSRLLADESFLEGGVTTSFIEERPWLLAGDGGADKTSRMLARLAHATVNGHKRPVGAAFTDPRRLLPPLDSTDGPDGLDGSDGLDGLMAGSRQLLAEVGPTEWAARLRAQTALAVTDTTLRDAHQSLLATRLRSFDILAAAPAFARLTPNLLSLECWGGATYDVALRFLSEDPWDRLAALREAAPNICLQMLLRGRNAVGYTPYPDEMVETFVQEAAATGIDLFRIFDALNDIEQMRPAIDAVVNDTAAIVEGTLCYTGDLTDPGEQIYTLDYYLRLAEQLVEAGVHVLAIKDMAGLLRPPAATRLVTALRERFDVPVHLHTHDTAGGQLATLLAAANAGVDAVDAAAAPMSGGTSQPNMSALVAATDHTDRATGIPLAALSALEAYWEAVRDLYAPFEAGLRAPTGAVYRHEIPGGQLTNLRQQAISLGLGDRWTQVTECYAIANELLGKPIKVTPTSKVVGDLALFIAGGNIDPDTLRTEPEKFDLPASVLGYLAGELGTPPAGFAEPFRERALAGRRPAPPDAELASDDRTALAGEDRRAALSRLLFPGPWRDYNKAFEQYGDSSVIPTEAFLYGLLPGEPASVFLEPGVEIIVELETIGEPDRAGIRTLYLRVNGQPRPVRVRDESITAVSAAARRADPNDPGHIAAGLPGIVTYAVKVGDTIEKGARLAVVEAMKMEAAVTSSISGTITELAHTTGDSVEVGDLLAVIQP; encoded by the coding sequence GTGCACAAGGTCCTGGTCGCCAATCGGAGTGAGATCGCGGTCCGGGTGTCACGTGCTGCCCATGAGCTGGGTCTGCGCACGGTCGCCGTGTACACCCCCGAGGACGTGTCGTCACTGCACCGGACGAAGGCCGACGAGGCCTATGAGCTGGGTGAGCCGGGGCATCCGGTGCGCGGCTATCTGGACATCGAGGAGTTGCTGCGGGTCGCCAAGCACGCCGAGGCGGATGCGCTGCATCCGGGGTACGGGTTCCTGTCGGAGTCGGCGGCGCTCGCGGAGGCGTGCGCGGCGGCGGGGGTGACGTTCGTCGGGCCGCCGCCGGCGGTGTTGAGGTTGACGGGTGACAAGGTCGCGGCGCGGAACGCGGCGATCGCGGCGGGGTTGCCGGTGTTGCGGGCGTCGGTTCCGCTGGTGGACGGCGCCGGGGCGGCCGCGGCCGCGGAGGAGGTCGGGTTCCCGCTGTTCGTGAAGGCGTCGGCGGGTGGTGGCGGGCGCGGGCTGCGGCGGGTGGAACGGTCCGCGGACCTGGCGGACGCGGTGGCCTCGGCGGTGCGGGAGGCGGCGGCGGCGTTCGGCGACGGGACGGTGTTCCTGGAGCAGGCGGTGGACCGGCCGCGGCATATCGAGGTGCAGGTCTTCGGGGACGCGACGGGCGCGGTCATCCATCTGTTCGAGCGGGACTGTTCGGTACAGCGCCGTCACCAGAAGGTCGTGGAGATCGCGCCGGCGCCGCGGCTGGATCCGGCGGTGCGTGCCGGGCTGTGCGACGCGGCGGTGCGGTTCGCCCGGCACGTCGGCTACGTGAACGCGGGCACCGTCGAGTTCCTGGTCAGCGCGGACGGCACGTACACGTTCATGGAGATGAACCCGCGGATCCAGGTCGAGCACACGGTGACCGAGGAGGTCACCGGCGTCGACCTGGTCGGTGCGCAGCTGCGGATCGCCGCCGGGGAGACGTTGGCGGACCTCAACCTGTCCCAGGACAACATCACGATCCGGGGTGTGGCGATCCAGTGCCGGGTCACGACCGAGGACCCGGCGCAGGACTTCCGGCCGGACACGGGGACGATCTCGTACTACCAGTCGCCGGGCGGTCCGGGGGTACGTCTGGATGGGGCGACCTATTCCGGCGCGGAGGTCAGCCCGTACTTCGACTCGCTGCTGGTGAAGCTGACGTGCCGGGGCGTCACGGTGGAGAAGGCGTCTCGGCGGGCGCGGCGGGCGTTGCGGGAGTTCCGGATCCGCGGGGTGCGGACCAACATCGAGTTCCTGTCCCGGCTGCTCGCCGACGAGTCGTTCCTCGAAGGCGGCGTGACGACGTCGTTCATCGAGGAACGGCCGTGGCTGCTGGCCGGGGATGGCGGGGCGGACAAGACCAGCCGGATGCTGGCCCGGTTGGCGCACGCGACGGTCAACGGCCACAAGCGGCCGGTCGGCGCGGCGTTCACCGACCCGCGCCGGCTGCTGCCGCCGTTGGACTCGACCGACGGCCCGGACGGGCTGGACGGTTCGGACGGGCTGGACGGGCTGATGGCCGGGTCGCGTCAGCTGCTCGCCGAGGTCGGACCAACCGAGTGGGCGGCCCGGCTGCGGGCCCAGACCGCGTTGGCGGTCACGGACACGACGTTGCGGGACGCGCACCAGTCGTTGCTGGCGACCCGGCTGCGTAGCTTCGACATCCTGGCCGCCGCCCCCGCGTTCGCCCGGCTTACCCCGAACCTGCTCAGCCTGGAGTGCTGGGGCGGGGCGACCTACGACGTGGCGCTGCGGTTCCTGTCCGAGGACCCGTGGGACCGCTTGGCGGCGCTGCGGGAGGCGGCGCCGAACATCTGCCTGCAGATGCTGCTGCGCGGCCGCAACGCCGTCGGCTACACGCCCTACCCGGACGAGATGGTCGAGACGTTCGTGCAGGAGGCGGCGGCCACCGGCATCGACCTGTTCCGGATCTTCGACGCGCTCAACGACATCGAGCAGATGCGCCCCGCCATCGACGCCGTCGTGAACGACACGGCCGCGATCGTCGAGGGCACCCTGTGCTACACCGGGGACCTCACGGACCCGGGCGAACAGATCTACACCCTCGACTACTACCTGCGCCTCGCCGAGCAGTTGGTCGAGGCCGGCGTACACGTGCTGGCGATCAAGGACATGGCCGGGCTGCTGCGCCCACCGGCGGCGACCCGGCTCGTCACCGCGTTGCGGGAGCGGTTCGACGTCCCCGTCCATCTGCACACCCACGACACCGCCGGCGGCCAGCTCGCCACCCTGCTCGCCGCCGCGAACGCCGGCGTCGACGCGGTGGACGCCGCGGCGGCCCCGATGTCCGGCGGCACCAGCCAGCCGAACATGTCCGCGCTGGTCGCCGCCACCGACCACACCGATCGCGCCACCGGCATCCCGCTTGCCGCGCTGTCGGCGCTGGAGGCCTACTGGGAGGCGGTCCGCGACCTCTACGCACCCTTCGAAGCCGGCCTACGCGCACCGACGGGCGCCGTGTACCGCCACGAGATCCCCGGCGGCCAGCTCACGAACCTGCGCCAGCAGGCCATCTCACTGGGTCTGGGCGACCGCTGGACACAGGTGACCGAGTGCTACGCGATCGCGAACGAGCTCCTCGGCAAGCCGATCAAGGTGACGCCGACGAGCAAGGTCGTCGGCGACCTCGCCCTGTTCATCGCCGGCGGCAACATCGACCCGGACACCCTGCGCACCGAACCGGAGAAGTTCGACCTGCCCGCGAGCGTGCTGGGCTACCTCGCCGGTGAGCTCGGCACCCCGCCAGCCGGCTTCGCCGAGCCGTTCCGCGAGCGGGCGCTCGCCGGCCGGCGCCCAGCCCCGCCGGACGCCGAACTCGCATCCGACGACCGGACCGCGCTGGCCGGCGAGGACCGGCGGGCCGCACTGTCCCGGTTGCTGTTCCCCGGACCGTGGCGCGACTACAACAAGGCCTTCGAGCAGTACGGCGACAGCTCCGTCATCCCCACCGAGGCCTTCCTCTACGGCCTGCTGCCCGGCGAACCCGCCAGCGTCTTCCTCGAACCCGGGGTCGAGATCATCGTCGAGCTCGAAACCATTGGCGAACCCGACCGCGCCGGCATCCGCACCCTCTACCTGCGCGTCAACGGCCAGCCCAGGCCCGTCCGCGTCCGCGACGAGTCGATCACCGCCGTCTCCGCCGCCGCCCGCCGCGCCGACCCGAACGACCCCGGCCACATCGCCGCCGGCCTCCCCGGCATCGTCACCTACGCCGTCAAGGTCGGCGACACCATCGAGAAGGGCGCCCGACTCGCCGTCGTCGAAGCCATGAAAATGGAGGCCGCCGTCACCAGTTCCATCTCCGGCACCATCACCGAACTCGCCCACACCACCGGCGACTCCGTCGAGGTCGGCGACCTGTTGGCCGTCATCCAACCCTAG
- a CDS encoding response regulator transcription factor, whose protein sequence is MAIRVLLAEDDALLRHGLATLIERTDGVELAGAATDRPSVEQAVRELSPDVVVTDIRMPPTRTDEGIQVAAWLRREHPHVGVVVLSQFAEATYALALLEGGSAGRAYLLKERVAGLDELLRAIRAVAAGESVIDPAVVEGLVAANTRRTHSELDRLTPREREVLSHMAQGWSNAAIAASLVLSERAVEKHSNSIFAKLGLTDEPDLNRRVKAVLLYLHSGQQSTANAPDGSSSARQTRPGAGRAARGG, encoded by the coding sequence GTGGCCATCCGAGTACTGCTCGCCGAGGACGATGCGCTGCTACGGCATGGCCTCGCCACCCTGATCGAGCGGACCGACGGGGTGGAGCTGGCCGGCGCCGCCACGGACCGGCCGTCGGTGGAGCAGGCCGTCCGCGAGCTGTCCCCGGACGTCGTCGTCACCGACATCCGGATGCCGCCGACGCGTACCGACGAGGGCATCCAGGTCGCCGCCTGGCTGCGCCGCGAGCATCCGCACGTCGGGGTCGTCGTGCTCAGCCAGTTCGCCGAGGCCACCTACGCGCTCGCGCTGCTGGAGGGTGGCTCCGCCGGGCGGGCGTACCTGCTCAAGGAGCGCGTCGCCGGGCTGGACGAGCTGCTGCGGGCGATCCGCGCGGTGGCGGCCGGCGAGTCGGTGATCGACCCGGCCGTCGTCGAGGGCCTCGTCGCCGCCAACACCCGGCGCACCCATTCCGAGCTCGACCGGCTGACGCCGCGAGAGCGCGAGGTGCTCAGCCACATGGCCCAGGGCTGGAGCAACGCGGCGATCGCCGCGAGCCTGGTGCTCTCCGAGCGCGCGGTCGAGAAGCACAGCAACTCGATCTTCGCCAAGCTGGGTCTGACCGACGAGCCGGACCTGAACCGCCGCGTCAAGGCCGTCCTGCTCTACCTGCACTCGGGGCAGCAGAGCACCGCCAACGCCCCGGACGGATCGTCGAGCGCCCGCCAGACGCGCCCCGGCGCCGGCCGCGCGGCCCGCGGCGGCTGA
- a CDS encoding DinB family protein: protein MATITSTTAGTATLEVGAADPAGAGEAATGEVGAVGEVGAVGVGAPALADERTDLLETLARHRFFLRFTTKDLTDEQAAARTTVSQLTLGGLVKHVALTERRWLDFVLRGADAFANGFSERDTEFRLVEGETLADVLASYEEVARRTEEIIAGIPDLGAGHRLPEAPWFEPGASWSARRMLLHLIAETSQHAGHADIIRESLDGARTMG, encoded by the coding sequence ATGGCGACCATCACGAGCACCACCGCCGGCACCGCCACCCTCGAGGTCGGCGCCGCCGACCCCGCCGGCGCCGGCGAGGCCGCGACCGGTGAGGTCGGCGCGGTCGGTGAGGTCGGCGCGGTCGGTGTCGGCGCCCCCGCGCTCGCCGACGAGCGCACCGACCTGCTGGAGACGCTGGCGCGCCACCGGTTCTTCCTGCGCTTCACCACGAAGGACCTGACCGACGAGCAGGCCGCCGCCCGCACCACGGTGAGCCAGCTGACCCTCGGCGGTCTGGTCAAGCACGTCGCGCTCACCGAGAGGCGGTGGCTGGACTTCGTGCTGCGCGGCGCGGACGCGTTCGCGAACGGCTTCAGCGAGCGTGACACCGAGTTCCGCCTGGTGGAGGGCGAGACGCTCGCCGACGTCCTGGCGAGCTACGAGGAGGTCGCCCGGCGCACCGAGGAGATCATCGCCGGCATCCCGGACCTCGGGGCCGGCCACCGGCTGCCGGAGGCGCCCTGGTTCGAGCCGGGCGCGAGCTGGTCGGCCCGCCGCATGCTCCTGCACCTCATCGCCGAGACCTCCCAGCACGCCGGCCACGCCGACATCATCCGCGAGTCCCTCGACGGCGCCCGCACCATGGGCTGA